From the genome of Homalodisca vitripennis isolate AUS2020 chromosome 8, UT_GWSS_2.1, whole genome shotgun sequence, one region includes:
- the LOC124367804 gene encoding probable ATP-dependent RNA helicase DDX47, whose product MDSSGEDSVISENESQDLIEKDNLDKDKVLAESNGKLTFKDLGVVDVLCEACAALNWKHPSAIQKEAIPLALKGKDVIGLAETGSGKTAAFAIPILQALLETPQRYFALILTPTRELAYQISEQFEALGSSIGVQCAVIVGGMDMMSQALTLAKKPHIIIATPGRLVDHLTNTKGFNLKALKYLVMDEADRILNMDFEVEVDKILKVIPRERHTFLFSATMTKKVQKLQRASLVDPVKVEVSTKYKTVDQLQQYYIFIPLKFKDVYLVHLLNELAGNSMMIFCATCANTLRTALMVRNLGMAAVPLHGQMSQNKRLAALTKFRAKSRSILISTDVASRGLDIPHVDVVINFDIPTHSKDYIHRVGRTARAGRSGKAITFVTQYDVELYQRIEQLIGKKLPLYKTEDEEVMCLQERVDEARRVAKMEMKDLDEKKGKRKKGGIDDDTEESTGVQKRLKGNKNKNNKNKSFKRKA is encoded by the exons ATGGATTCATCAGGAGAAGATAGTGTAATATCTGAAAACGAGTCACAGGACCTTATCGAGAAGGATAATTTGGATAAGGATAAAGTTTTAGCTGAATCAAATGGAAAGCTCACTTTCAAGGATTTG GGAGTGGTAGATGTTCTGTGTGAAGCATGTGCTGCATTGAACTGGAAACATCCGTCAGCCATTCAGAAAGAAGCAATACCTCTGGCCCTTAAAG GTAAAGACGTCATTGGACTCGCGGAGACAGGTTCAGGCAAGACAGCAGCGTTTGCTATTCCTATCCTCCAGGCCTTGTTAGAAACTCCACAGAGATATTTTGCTCTGATATTGACTCCTACAAGAGAATTGGCGTATCAGATTTCTGAACAGTTTGAGGCTCTAG GTTCCAGTATCGGTGTACAATGTGCTGTCATTGTGGGTGGAATGGACATGATGTCTCAGGCCTTGACACTCGCCAAGAAACCTCACATTATCATTGCGACTCCTGGCCGTCTTGTGGACCACCTCACCAACACCAAGGGCTTCAACCTCAAAGCCTTGAAATACCTG GTAATGGATGAGGCAGATCGCATTCTCAACATGGACTTTGAGGTAGAGGTGGACAAGATACTGAAGGTTATCCCTAGAGAGAGGCACACATTCCTGTTCTCCGCCACCATGACCAAGAAGGTGCAGAAGTTGCAGAGAGCCTCTCTCGTTGACCCTGTGAAGGTCGAGGTCTCCACTAAATACAAGACTGTTGACCAGCTGCAACAGTACTACATCTTCATCCCACTCAAGTTCAAG GATGTGTATCTGGTCCATTTGCTGAATGAATTGGCCGGCAACTCAATGATGATCTTCTGCGCGACCTGTGCCAACACGCTGCGCACTGCGTTGATGGTCCGGAACCTTGGAATGGCCGCCGTGCCACTCCACGGCCAAATGTCACAGAACAAGAGGCTCGCTGCTCTCACCAAATTTCGGGCAAAGAGCAGATCCATACTGATCTCCACAGATGTTGCCAGCAG AGGTTTAGATATTCCCCACGTTGATGTAGTTATCAATTTTGACATCCCCACGCACAGCAAGGATTACATACACCGAGTTGGACGCACCGCCAGAGCTGGTCGCTCAGGAAAAGCCATCACCTTTGTCACTCAG TATGATGTGGAGCTGTACCAGAGGATAGAGCAGCTGATTGGCAAGAAGCTACCATTATACAAGACAGAAGACGAGGAGGTGATGTGCCTTCAGGAGAGAGTGGATGAAGCACGCAGGGTCGCCAAGATG GAAATGAAAGACTTGGATGAAAAGAAGGGCAAGAGGAAGAAAGGTGGCATTGATGATGATACGGAAGAGTCAACAGGTGTTCAGAAACGGTTGAAAGGGAAcaagaataaaaacaacaaaaataaatcctTTAAAAGGAAAGCATAG